A genomic stretch from Nocardia wallacei includes:
- a CDS encoding amino acid permease, translating to MTEVRSETYLDVEDSGYHKSLKPRQLQMIAIGGAIGTGLFLGAGGRLASAGPGLFLVYGVCGVFVFFILRALGELVLHRPSSGSFVSYAREFYGEKAAFAAGWMYFLNWSMTGIVDTTAIATYLHYWGPFQPIAQWLLALVALCLVLGVNLVSVKWFGELEFWAALVKVVALVAFLGIGTFFLAGRFTVDGNETGLGMVSHAGGWFPTGLVPLVTVTSGVVFAYAAVEMVGTAAGETENPQKIMPRAINSVILRIVVFYIGSLVLLALLLPYTAYSASESPFVTFFGKLGVGNAGSVMNFVVLTAAFSSLNAGLYSTGRILRSMSMNGSAPKFTGRMNKRGVPYGGILLTSVIALFGIWLNYIVPSRAFEIVLNVASMGILSSWATIVLCQLALWRRWRHGDAERPAFRMFGAPYTGLATLVFLAAVLVLMGFDYPVGTWTVASLVVLVPALILGWFAARKRVLAIATERRGYTGEFPVVANIPLDDDRET from the coding sequence ATGACGGAAGTGCGGAGCGAGACGTACCTCGACGTCGAGGACAGCGGCTACCACAAGAGTCTGAAACCACGCCAGCTGCAGATGATCGCCATCGGCGGCGCGATCGGCACCGGACTGTTCCTCGGCGCGGGCGGCCGCCTGGCGAGCGCCGGTCCCGGACTGTTCCTGGTCTACGGGGTGTGCGGCGTCTTCGTGTTCTTCATCCTGCGGGCGCTGGGTGAACTGGTCCTGCACCGGCCGTCGTCGGGGTCGTTCGTCTCCTACGCCCGGGAGTTCTACGGCGAGAAGGCCGCTTTCGCCGCCGGATGGATGTACTTCCTGAACTGGTCGATGACCGGCATCGTCGACACCACCGCGATCGCCACCTACCTGCACTACTGGGGTCCGTTCCAGCCGATCGCCCAGTGGCTGCTGGCGCTGGTCGCGCTGTGCCTGGTGCTCGGCGTGAACCTGGTCTCGGTGAAGTGGTTCGGCGAACTGGAGTTCTGGGCGGCGCTGGTGAAGGTCGTCGCGCTGGTGGCCTTTCTCGGGATCGGCACCTTCTTCCTGGCGGGCCGGTTCACCGTCGACGGCAACGAGACCGGCCTGGGTATGGTGTCGCACGCCGGGGGCTGGTTCCCGACCGGGCTGGTGCCGTTGGTCACCGTGACCTCCGGCGTCGTGTTCGCGTACGCGGCAGTGGAGATGGTCGGGACCGCGGCGGGGGAGACGGAGAACCCGCAGAAGATCATGCCGCGGGCGATCAACTCGGTGATCCTGCGCATCGTGGTGTTCTACATCGGCTCGCTGGTGCTGCTGGCACTGCTGCTGCCGTACACGGCCTACTCCGCGTCGGAGAGCCCGTTCGTCACCTTCTTCGGGAAACTCGGTGTGGGGAACGCGGGTTCGGTGATGAACTTCGTGGTGCTCACCGCCGCGTTCTCGAGCCTGAACGCGGGGCTGTACTCCACCGGCCGCATCCTGCGGTCGATGTCGATGAACGGCAGCGCGCCGAAGTTCACCGGCCGCATGAACAAGCGCGGCGTGCCCTACGGCGGCATCCTGCTGACCAGTGTGATCGCCCTGTTCGGGATCTGGCTCAACTACATCGTGCCCTCGCGTGCGTTCGAGATCGTGCTCAACGTGGCCTCGATGGGCATTCTCTCGTCCTGGGCCACGATCGTGCTGTGCCAGCTGGCGCTGTGGCGGCGGTGGCGGCACGGGGACGCCGAGCGTCCGGCGTTCCGGATGTTCGGCGCGCCCTACACCGGTCTGGCGACACTGGTGTTCCTGGCGGCCGTGCTGGTGCTGATGGGCTTCGACTACCCGGTGGGGACATGGACGGTCGCGAGCCTGGTGGTACTGGTGCCCGCGCTGATCCTGGGCTGGTTCGCCGCGCGTAAACGGGTGCTGGCCATCGCGACGGAGCGCCGCGGCTACACCGGTGAGTTCCCGGTGGTAGCCAATATCCCACTGGACGACGACCGGGAAACGTAG
- a CDS encoding HAD family hydrolase: MTIEAVLFDFSGTLFRLEGNESWVEDLITADGRPLDAAESAEVLRRMTAPEQLVRFDERGQYAWEHRDLSADLHREAYMAVLRQSGIEQGRADRLYARMVDPLEWTPYPDTDAVLKSLDAQGIPVAVVSNIAFDVRPSFAAHGWDREVALYALSYEVGAMKPDARIFEWTLERLGVAPEAALMVGDSRENDGGATALGCRFAWVDPLPTAERPDGLRSALREHAVTV, encoded by the coding sequence GTGACCATCGAGGCCGTGCTGTTCGATTTCTCCGGGACGCTGTTCCGGCTGGAGGGCAACGAGAGCTGGGTCGAGGACCTCATCACCGCCGACGGCCGCCCGCTCGACGCCGCCGAATCGGCCGAGGTGCTGCGGCGCATGACAGCGCCCGAACAGCTGGTGCGGTTCGACGAGCGCGGGCAGTACGCCTGGGAGCATCGCGACCTGTCCGCCGATCTGCATCGCGAGGCCTACATGGCCGTGCTGCGCCAGTCCGGGATCGAACAGGGCCGGGCGGACCGGCTGTACGCCCGCATGGTGGACCCGCTGGAGTGGACGCCGTACCCGGATACCGACGCGGTGCTGAAATCGCTGGACGCGCAAGGCATTCCGGTGGCGGTGGTCAGCAATATCGCCTTCGACGTGCGCCCGTCGTTCGCCGCGCACGGCTGGGACCGCGAGGTGGCGCTGTACGCGCTGTCGTACGAGGTCGGCGCGATGAAGCCCGATGCGCGAATCTTCGAATGGACGCTCGAGCGCCTGGGCGTCGCGCCGGAGGCGGCGCTCATGGTCGGTGACAGCCGCGAGAACGACGGCGGCGCAACGGCTCTGGGCTGCCGGTTCGCCTGGGTGGACCCGCTGCCGACCGCCGAGCGGCCCGACGGATTGCGCTCGGCGCTGCGCGAGCACGCAGTGACCGTCTAG
- a CDS encoding ABC transporter ATP-binding protein: MADTPIIQVTAVDFVRNGNPILAEVSLTVRPGEHWALLGPNGAGKTTLLKMLGAFEHPTHGAVEVLGHRLGRVDMRELRTAIGHVDPRHAPPYPLTAHEVVLTGLTNTADLKQRWNPTAAEIAEADRLIDLLGLAHRRDARWPTMSQGERGRALIARALMPNPRLLLLDEPTTGLDMAGREQLIDRLDRLQTTHPELSSVLVTHHLEELPPGTTHVLLLREGRCVAMGSVDEVLTGENIGTCFDHPVRLTRSAGRWQVRTDHSVSAG; encoded by the coding sequence ATGGCCGACACCCCTATCATCCAGGTCACCGCGGTGGATTTCGTGCGCAACGGCAACCCGATCCTCGCCGAGGTCTCGCTGACGGTGCGCCCGGGCGAGCACTGGGCGCTGCTGGGCCCCAACGGCGCGGGCAAGACCACGCTGCTGAAGATGCTGGGCGCCTTCGAACATCCCACGCACGGCGCCGTCGAGGTGCTCGGTCACCGGCTCGGCCGGGTGGACATGCGTGAGTTGCGCACCGCGATCGGTCATGTCGACCCCCGCCACGCGCCACCGTATCCGCTCACCGCGCACGAGGTGGTGCTCACCGGCCTCACCAACACCGCCGACCTGAAGCAGCGCTGGAATCCCACGGCCGCCGAGATCGCCGAGGCGGACCGCCTGATCGACCTGCTGGGCCTGGCGCACCGCCGCGACGCCCGCTGGCCGACCATGTCCCAGGGTGAGCGCGGCCGGGCGCTGATCGCGCGCGCCCTCATGCCGAATCCGCGCCTGCTGCTGCTGGACGAACCCACCACCGGCCTGGACATGGCGGGCCGAGAGCAGCTCATCGACCGCCTCGACCGCTTGCAGACCACCCATCCGGAGCTGTCGTCCGTGCTGGTGACCCACCATCTCGAGGAGTTGCCGCCCGGCACCACGCACGTCCTGCTGCTGCGCGAGGGGCGTTGTGTCGCAATGGGTTCCGTGGACGAGGTACTCACAGGCGAGAACATCGGTACCTGTTTCGACCATCCGGTCCGGCTGACTCGCAGCGCGGGCCGCTGGCAGGTCCGCACCGACCACAGCGTCTCCGCGGGTTGA